A window of the Pseudomonas gozinkensis genome harbors these coding sequences:
- a CDS encoding YbaN family protein yields the protein MPQPASSRLARLLFGLLAYVSLGIGLIAIVVPGLPTTEFILLAAWAATRSSPRLSAWLENHRLFGPILSNWRNGKIIARKAKVSATVSMLLCATLMLVMLDHGWPIYLAIAGMMMGNLWIWSRPETLPKIS from the coding sequence ATGCCCCAACCCGCCTCCTCCCGACTCGCCCGCCTGCTGTTCGGCCTGCTCGCCTATGTCAGCCTCGGCATCGGCCTGATCGCCATCGTCGTGCCCGGCCTGCCGACCACCGAGTTCATCCTGCTCGCCGCCTGGGCCGCGACCCGCAGTTCGCCGCGCCTGAGTGCCTGGCTGGAAAACCACCGGCTGTTCGGCCCGATCCTGAGCAACTGGCGCAACGGCAAGATCATCGCCCGCAAGGCCAAGGTCAGCGCCACCGTCAGCATGTTGCTGTGCGCCACGCTGATGCTGGTGATGCTCGATCACGGCTGGCCGATCTATCTGGCGATTGCAGGGATGATGATGGGCAACCTGTGGATCTGGTCGCGACCGGAAACGTTGCCGAAGATTTCCTGA